Within Saccharomyces paradoxus chromosome X, complete sequence, the genomic segment ATGGACGAATTGTCTGAACAAGATAAACTAACCGTTGAAAGGGCAAGAAAGATCCAAAGATTCTTATCTCAACCATTTGCTGTCGCCGAAGTCTTTACTGGTATTCCAGGTAAATTAGTCAGATTAAAGGATACCGTCGCATCATTTAAAGCCGTTTTGGAAGGtaaatatgataatataccGGAACATGCTTTCTATATGGTTGGTGGTATTGAAGATGTTGTTGCTAAAGCTGAAAAGTTAGCCGCAGAAGCTAactagaagaaataaagCTTAAACCAAGGAAagcaaaatttaaaatacTGAAGGTAGAACAATAAGGATGATAGGAAGAGAAGAAAcactctttttttttgttttttccctgctttcttcttgtctattagtattattatGTTACGAtattcattcattatcctattgatattttctttatattcactaaaaaaaaatttattctATACGACTGactataatttttttactccCAACTGTAAGTAAATAAAGACTCACTCACGCatacatttatatatatgtatatattataaGATGCAGGATCtgtaagaaaaaagagagaatAAAGAAGTTCACAGCCTGCAATaagtcaaaaattttgttttagGAGCTGTTGCATACACTAATTGGTTTTGAGTTCGGTAAGTACTCTTCGAAAGTCATGCTCATTGAACTCACATTAACGCATGCAAGTATTGTATTACCCTGATTTTGCTTCTGTCAGTGTAGGGCTGACTAATGATCACTTGAGGTCGACATAATATATGCCCACATATAACATTGGGTTATTTTGGCTTCTTTCATTGGACGCACTGTATTACAGATACTGTTCTTTCATTAGGTTTCTTGCTTAAAGGTTCTTGCCCGCTTTCCTACAGGTCATGTTCATCAGTACAAGATGCAGAATTAAAGGCTTCACCCTTAAGAAGTTGCCGTGGGCCAAGTCATCATCAACTCGATTTGTTTCAACTGAACCATTAAACGCGAGCACAATTACGAAACCAGATGGTATCTTCAGTTATTCTCCATTAAGCAGCAGAACATACATCAGGATACGAGGACCCGACAcagtgaaatttttgaacgGATTAGTTACCTCGAAACTATTACCacattttatcaaaaagaacCTAACCACTGTAGAAGAGAGTGAAATAGCTACTGAAAAAGGGACGAAAAAGGCTGATCCTATTGTTCCTGTGCCCGAATTCGATGCCCGACTGGGGAATTGGGGACTATATAATGAAACAGGCATTCAAGGGCCATATATCTCGAGATTTGGTTTGTACTCTGCATTCTTAAACGGAAAGGGAAAGCTAGTAACAGATACAATTATTTACCCTATACCTGCAAAATTAACCGGACAAGTTCCAGACTATCCTGAATACCTTCTAGAGTTCCATGAGAATGTTGTCGACAAAATTTTGCACGTTTTGCAAACCCACAAATTGACTAGTAAGATTAAATTCGAAAAAACTGATCATGCATCCTTGAAAACCTGGGACGTTGAGGTTCAATTCCCTAATTTGCCCAAAGATATGGAAAATCCGTGGTTTGACAATCTACTAGATCCCATGACTTTGCCAAAAAATTCCGTAGATGCTAATAATTTTGCTATTAATGTTTTAGAGTCTTTGTTTAACTCAGATCCTAGAATCTTGGGTGTTTACGTAGAAAGAAGAACTGAGTCGATATCAAGACATGACTCCACATTCCCGCAATCCTTCAGACTTGTCACTTCGGAGCAAGTGGATGATCTTTCTAAGTTATTTAACTTCAACGTTTTTGACTTCCCCTTTcaagtaaataaaaaagtcCCCGCTCAAATCAGAGAAATtagatttcaaaaaggtCTCGTAGATAGCACTGAGGATTACAAACCTGAGACTCTGTTACCTTTAGAACTTAACTTCGATTTCTTACCAAACGCTATAAGCACAAACAAAGGTTGTTATGTAGGACAAGAGCTGACGGCCAGGACGTATGCCACCGGCATTCTGCGGAAACGTTTGGTGCCAGTTAAGCTGGATAATtaccaatttttggatacagactcagaaaaaaaatacgcAGAAATCCATATAGACGccgttgaagaaaagggcCTTGCGGAGAACGAGCCAGCGCCTAATCCGTTTGCCAATAAAGCGCCTGTACGGATCAAGAGGAAACAAAGGCCTGCAGGATTATTGATTGCCAACGAGAGACAGTATGGTGTAGCTTTACTTAGAATTGAGCATTTCTCCTCTGCCTTCTCATCTGATGAGCCAGTTGGATTTTACATTACTACTGCGAACGGCGAAAATGTGAAGGTAACACCTCAAACACCATTCTGGTTTAGAGATTGGAAATCAAATGACAGCCTTCGTAAATAAACTGTACGAAAGCACCTTGTAAATACTACATGTGAGTATGCGTATAGGCAtgtgcatatatatatatatatatatatgtatatattatatgCACAtgaacagaaaaaaaagaaagcttgcattttcaattttatatCATTTGTTACGTTCCTCACTCACCAAGACTACTTTATATAACACCCATCTACCCATTCCTTTTTTAACCCACACATATTTTGTCcaagtttatttttcagATGAAGAATGCTCTGCATCTATTTTTTGCCTGGAACACATCCTTCGTAATAAACATTGTGCGCGCTGCTACGGGGAAAGaactcttttttctcccCCCAAGACGTATGGCCTTGTTTCATTCTGTTGCACTGGGCCCCTTCTAATTATGCTCTTTCGTTGGGAAGCTCCTTTGCAAGTTCCTCTTGCTTCGCCGCGGGCTAGTGGAGGTCCTACTGAACCCTTCCACTTCGGACCAGCTTCTACGCTCACGTTAGTAGGTCATGGATTATCCACAATGTACCCATTGAGTTctaaaatattttgtactttttatcaatacttaaaatttcatttagAATTaaaattactttttttactttgaTTACACTCCTTTCATAATACCAAGAAAAGAGACTAGAAATAACCGACCATTCCAAAGATGTCTGACACCGAAGCTCCAGTTGAAGTTCAAGAAGATTTCGAAGTTGTTGAAGAATTCACCCCAGTCGTCTTGGCTACTCCAATTCCAGAAGAAGTCCAACAAGCTCAAACCGAGATTAAGTTGTTCAACAAATggtcttttgaagaagttgaagtTAAGGATGCTTCTTTGGTTGACTACGTTCAAGTTAGACAACCAATCTTTGTTGCTCACACCGCTGGTCGTTACGCCAACAAGAGATTCAGAAAGGCTCAATGTCCAATCATCGAAAGATTGACCAACTCCTTGATGATGAACGGTAGAAACAACGGTAAGAAATTAAAGGCTGTTAGAATCATCAAGCACACTTTGGACATCATCAATGTCTTGACTGACCAAAACCCAATCCaagttgttgttgatgCTATTACCAACACTGGTCCAAGAGAAGACACCACCAGAGTcggtggtggtggtgctgCCAGACGTCAAGCTGTCGATGTTTCTCCATTGAGAAGAGTTAACCAAGCTATTGCTTTGTTGACCATTGGTGCCAGAGAAGCCGCTTTCAGAAACATCAAAACCATTGCTGAAACTTTGGCCGAAGAATTGATCAATGCTGCTAAGGGTTCTTCTACTTCTTACGCtatcaagaagaaggatGAATTGGAACGTGTTGCCAAGTCTAACCGTTAAGAAgctaaaaaaagtgaaagattttcaatattacatatgtttttcttactatttcttttatcttctttgtaCACTCTATTGTTTAAATTTATAACATAATACAATCTTATCTTTtgatgtaaaaaaaataggactatcaaattttaaataatatattatatGCAAATCtatcaaataaaaataaatattattagTTGTACTTTTTTGTGCGTCAAACACCCTAACTGGTATAGTTTGCATTGTCTCTACACGTAACAtctttttaaaataatcTACACATGTCTATAAGTCACCTACACCTGCTGCTAAATTATCGGCGGTTCATTTGCTCTTTAATTTTAGCATCCACTCCTAAAAACATGCATGCCAATATTAGATCTGCCGTTATCACCAAGGACCCACTAATAATATAACATAGCCATAAATAGCTATTGTTAGCAAGTACCCCTGTAAATATTGGACCAATACACCGAGCAAATGTTTTTCCAATGTTGACCACCCCCATAACTTTGGTTAAATCTCTTGGTTTGATAATGTTCGTTAATAGAATTTGCCTTGGTGTGACATCCATGGCAGTTGTTGCAAAATGCAGATTCAAAAACAGGATAGACAATGGCAAGTAATCCTTGGCCATAGGAATaagaatagaaaatattccTGATGGAATCTGGACCAGCAGTGTGGCTCTTACTGGACCAAAACATCTGGCAATTATAGATGATGGGATGGTGGAAGATGCCATAACCAATTGAGTTACGAAAAATAAGGTACCCAGTGCCAGAGATCCCATTAAAAATTGCTTACTATAGTAGTAAACCATCCAGCCACTTGTCATAAATCCGGACCCGAGAGAGTCGACCATGAAGATTATtaacaatttcatcaaaaccGAAACTGTTTCCTTAGATAGTTTATTGGTTCTTTCCTCTGGGTGAGTTGCTTGCCTCATCAATGGTGCAGTTTCATCATTGACGTCTAATGGTTCAGGTGTTTCCTCATTACCGTGATCCGTATGTCCATAATGCCCATCCAATTCTGTAGCATCAGATAATAAGAGCATGATGACCATTTTGCAAAAGGCGAAGAAGGCATACAATAAGAAAACTAATTTATAACATTGTAAATCAGTAGCGGCTACAccagtttttttcaagagatCCACAAATATACCGCAGACTATTGCACCCAGAGCACTTCCAATTGTTCCAACCAAGGCGTGAATAGCATAGATTTCTGGTCTTGCATTGTGAGGGCTTAAGTGTGCAATCATGGCCTCCTCTATGGATTTGAAGGGCCCAACTTCATCGCTTGAAGGCGATATGACACCAAAGATAGCAAATATTAGCAAGAGGGTGAAATTTTCGCTAAAACTGAAAACCAGCCCACTTAACAGCATCATTGCACAACCATACACTAAAACCTTTCTTCGGCCCCAGGAATCCGCATACCAAGTAAGAATGTAAGAGCAAATCACATCCCCTGCTAATGTTAATGACATGAACAGCCCAATTTTATCCTCTGTCATGTTGATGgcatttaaaaaaagcGTTAAAACTTGATTTGTTAAACCATAAGACAAAAGTCTAAGAAAGACAGATGCCCATAGTAGCTTAATATCTCTACTTGCACATTTGAATTT encodes:
- the RPS5 gene encoding 40S ribosomal protein uS7 (Protein component of the small (40S) ribosomal subunit~similar to YJR123W); protein product: MSDTEAPVEVQEDFEVVEEFTPVVLATPIPEEVQQAQTEIKLFNKWSFEEVEVKDASLVDYVQVRQPIFVAHTAGRYANKRFRKAQCPIIERLTNSLMMNGRNNGKKLKAVRIIKHTLDIINVLTDQNPIQVVVDAITNTGPREDTTRVGGGGAARRQAVDVSPLRRVNQAIALLTIGAREAAFRNIKTIAETLAEELINAAKGSSTSYAIKKKDELERVAKSNR
- a CDS encoding uncharacterized protein (similar to YJR124C) translates to MALEIFVKFKCASRDIKLLWASVFLRLLSYGLTNQVLTLFLNAINMTEDKIGLFMSLTLAGDVICSYILTWYADSWGRRKVLVYGCAMMLLSGLVFSFSENFTLLLIFAIFGVISPSSDEVGPFKSIEEAMIAHLSPHNARPEIYAIHALVGTIGSALGAIVCGIFVDLLKKTGVAATDLQCYKLVFLLYAFFAFCKMVIMLLLSDATELDGHYGHTDHGNEETPEPLDVNDETAPLMRQATHPEERTNKLSKETVSVLMKLLIIFMVDSLGSGFMTSGWMVYYYSKQFLMGSLALGTLFFVTQLVMASSTIPSSIIARCFGPVRATLLVQIPSGIFSILIPMAKDYLPLSILFLNLHFATTAMDVTPRQILLTNIIKPRDLTKVMGVVNIGKTFARCIGPIFTGVLANNSYLWLCYIISGSLVITADLILACMFLGVDAKIKEQMNRR
- the IBA57 gene encoding Iba57p (Protein involved in incorporating iron-sulfur clusters into proteins~similar to YJR122W), translated to MFISTRCRIKGFTLKKLPWAKSSSTRFVSTEPLNASTITKPDGIFSYSPLSSRTYIRIRGPDTVKFLNGLVTSKLLPHFIKKNLTTVEESEIATEKGTKKADPIVPVPEFDARLGNWGLYNETGIQGPYISRFGLYSAFLNGKGKLVTDTIIYPIPAKLTGQVPDYPEYLLEFHENVVDKILHVLQTHKLTSKIKFEKTDHASLKTWDVEVQFPNLPKDMENPWFDNLLDPMTLPKNSVDANNFAINVLESLFNSDPRILGVYVERRTESISRHDSTFPQSFRLVTSEQVDDLSKLFNFNVFDFPFQVNKKVPAQIREIRFQKGLVDSTEDYKPETLLPLELNFDFLPNAISTNKGCYVGQELTARTYATGILRKRLVPVKLDNYQFLDTDSEKKYAEIHIDAVEEKGLAENEPAPNPFANKAPVRIKRKQRPAGLLIANERQYGVALLRIEHFSSAFSSDEPVGFYITTANGENVKVTPQTPFWFRDWKSNDSLRK